One part of the Alistipes onderdonkii genome encodes these proteins:
- a CDS encoding site-specific integrase yields the protein MKQEEVKVSFYLKKNVFGKPRAEANSFALCRGEKRCTKVNESGAAGHCPVMARLAVGGSTCVFGTKLTAPWSLWTSGRMKGKSAAAIGINRRLDELRASAIGICRELSAARERVTAEEVKCRLLGMASGQEALLGYFRRFIERFEKHVGVDRSAKSAACYKNTFKHLSRFLSAKFNLTDLPFGALDRSLIERFDLYLRSEQRLAPSTIVLLMSRLKTVIGKAVASGIVTSDPFAEYEPQRPRRQQRYLTREELHRLMTTPLPSPSLRLVRDLFLFSCYTGIAYVDMSRLTTANLERTAEGGMRIRATREKTGVGFEILLLDLPVRILDKYDGLAPDDKLLPMYCNSAINAALKAIAALCGIDRKLTFHMARHNFGTHITLSLGVPIETVSRMMGHKRIVTTQIYAHVTDRKVEEDMRRLKSDMSSRPLELCDEQPTGKPVRPIRRSCRRTNN from the coding sequence ATGAAACAGGAGGAAGTAAAGGTCTCGTTCTACCTTAAAAAGAACGTTTTCGGTAAGCCGAGGGCAGAGGCGAACTCGTTCGCACTTTGCCGAGGCGAGAAAAGGTGCACGAAAGTGAACGAATCGGGCGCCGCGGGGCATTGCCCCGTAATGGCTCGTCTTGCCGTGGGAGGCTCGACGTGCGTCTTCGGCACGAAGCTCACGGCACCGTGGTCATTGTGGACGTCGGGACGCATGAAGGGCAAAAGCGCTGCGGCTATCGGAATCAACCGCCGGCTGGATGAGTTGCGCGCCTCGGCTATCGGCATCTGCCGCGAGCTGTCGGCTGCTCGTGAACGGGTAACAGCCGAGGAGGTCAAATGCCGGCTACTGGGTATGGCATCGGGGCAGGAGGCGCTGCTGGGTTATTTCAGACGGTTTATCGAGCGCTTCGAGAAGCATGTCGGGGTCGATCGCTCTGCGAAGTCCGCAGCGTGCTACAAGAATACTTTTAAACACCTGTCCCGCTTTTTGTCGGCGAAGTTCAATCTGACGGATTTGCCGTTCGGGGCTTTAGACAGGTCGTTGATCGAACGATTCGATCTGTATCTGCGTTCGGAGCAGCGTTTGGCTCCGTCTACGATCGTTCTGCTCATGTCCCGATTGAAAACGGTCATCGGCAAGGCCGTCGCCTCGGGAATCGTCACGTCCGACCCGTTCGCCGAATACGAACCGCAGCGTCCGCGTCGCCAGCAGCGATACCTGACCCGCGAGGAGCTGCATCGGTTGATGACTACGCCGCTTCCGTCGCCGAGCCTGCGTCTTGTCCGCGACCTGTTTCTCTTCTCCTGCTATACGGGCATCGCCTATGTGGATATGAGCCGTTTGACGACTGCCAATTTGGAACGTACCGCGGAGGGCGGAATGCGCATCCGTGCGACCCGCGAGAAGACCGGCGTCGGGTTCGAGATACTGCTGCTCGACCTGCCGGTTCGGATTCTGGACAAGTACGACGGCCTCGCGCCGGACGACAAGCTGCTGCCGATGTACTGCAACAGCGCGATTAACGCTGCCTTGAAAGCGATCGCCGCCCTCTGCGGCATCGACCGCAAGCTGACCTTTCACATGGCGCGGCACAACTTCGGAACGCACATTACGCTGTCGCTGGGCGTGCCGATCGAAACGGTCAGCCGCATGATGGGGCACAAGCGCATCGTCACCACGCAAATCTACGCCCACGTGACCGACAGGAAGGTGGAGGAGGACATGCGCCGCTTGAAAAGCGACATGAGCAGCCGTCCGCTCGAACTTTGCGACGAACAGCCGACCGGGAAACCGGTACGCCCCATACGCCGCAGTTGCAGAAGAACGAATAATTAA
- a CDS encoding AAA family ATPase, which translates to MAKAMNPFIVTGKIASEYFCDRITESARLVKSITNGNNMVIISPRRMGKTGLIRFCYDKPEIADEYYTFFIDILHTSSLREFTYLLGREIYETLLPRSRKMAGLFIQTIKSISGKFGFDPITGMPTFNVELGDIDRPEYTLDEIFQYLAHADKPCIVAIDEFQQIAKYPEKNIEAQLRTHIQKLRNCNFIFAGSERHMMQEMFTSAARPFYHSADMLELKAITPEIYIPFIVGHFEKRNRRIASDDVKRVYNLFKGHTYYVQKTFNEAFADTPEGEECMLETLRAAIDNMIASNDTIFREILSNIPEKQKELLYAIAKESEAERITSAAFIKRHSLASASSVQSAMKKLLEKDFITEINKVFSVTDKLFAMWINRLYGEQNSL; encoded by the coding sequence ATGGCAAAAGCAATGAATCCCTTCATCGTAACGGGAAAAATAGCCTCTGAATATTTCTGCGATCGCATTACGGAATCGGCAAGGCTCGTCAAATCCATTACGAACGGAAACAACATGGTAATCATCTCTCCGCGCCGTATGGGCAAAACGGGACTGATTCGGTTTTGCTACGACAAACCCGAAATAGCTGATGAATACTATACGTTCTTCATAGATATCCTGCATACGTCGAGCCTGCGGGAATTTACCTATTTGCTGGGACGTGAAATATACGAAACCCTTCTGCCGCGCAGTCGCAAGATGGCCGGCCTGTTTATCCAGACTATCAAGTCCATCAGTGGCAAATTCGGATTCGACCCTATTACGGGCATGCCGACTTTCAACGTGGAGCTGGGTGACATCGACCGTCCTGAATATACGCTGGATGAAATTTTCCAATACCTTGCCCATGCGGATAAGCCGTGCATCGTAGCGATCGACGAGTTCCAGCAAATCGCCAAATATCCCGAGAAGAATATCGAAGCACAGTTGCGAACCCATATTCAAAAGTTGCGCAACTGCAACTTCATCTTCGCCGGCAGCGAGCGCCACATGATGCAGGAGATGTTCACGTCGGCGGCACGTCCGTTTTACCATAGTGCGGATATGCTGGAGCTGAAGGCGATTACTCCAGAAATATATATTCCATTCATCGTTGGCCATTTCGAGAAACGGAACAGACGGATTGCGTCCGACGATGTAAAACGAGTTTACAATCTGTTCAAGGGGCATACCTACTACGTTCAGAAAACGTTCAACGAGGCATTCGCCGACACTCCCGAAGGCGAGGAGTGTATGCTCGAAACCCTCCGCGCGGCAATCGACAACATGATTGCCTCGAACGATACGATTTTCCGCGAAATTCTGTCGAACATCCCTGAAAAGCAGAAAGAGTTGCTCTATGCCATTGCCAAAGAGAGCGAAGCGGAACGGATTACCTCGGCAGCGTTTATCAAGCGACATAGTTTGGCGTCGGCGAGTTCCGTTCAGTCGGCAATGAAGAAACTGCTCGAAAAGGACTTCATAACCGAAATCAACAAGGTATTTTCCGTGACGGACAAACTTTTTGCCATGTGGATAAATCGGCTATACGGCGAACAAAATTCGTTGTGA
- the mobA gene encoding conjugal transfer protein MobA, protein MEKTSPPRKGQGGRPAKDNPAIYRFSVNFSAVEHARFLTMYERSGLLSKAAFIKARVFGDVFRVIKTDRGTLEYVAKLTQLHAQYRAIGVNYNQVVKELRIRFSERKALSLLCKLEKATLQLVEINSRIVALSEEFKQRW, encoded by the coding sequence ATGGAGAAAACCAGCCCGCCCCGCAAGGGTCAAGGAGGACGCCCTGCGAAAGATAATCCGGCGATTTACCGCTTCTCGGTAAACTTTTCCGCCGTGGAACACGCCCGATTTCTGACGATGTACGAACGATCGGGGCTGTTGTCGAAGGCGGCTTTCATCAAAGCGCGAGTCTTCGGCGACGTCTTTCGGGTTATAAAAACCGACCGCGGAACGCTGGAATACGTGGCCAAACTGACGCAACTGCACGCTCAATATCGGGCGATCGGAGTCAACTACAATCAAGTCGTCAAAGAATTGCGTATCCGCTTTTCCGAACGAAAAGCATTGTCGCTGCTCTGCAAGCTGGAAAAAGCGACCCTGCAACTCGTCGAGATCAACTCACGGATCGTCGCGCTGTCGGAAGAGTTCAAACAGCGGTGGTAA
- a CDS encoding HEPN domain-containing protein: MKRSTRFLPPRKRQDLQQLTALIREQIKQVEMIVLFGSYAKNKYVDYDQRIEFGTPTYYMSDYDIVILTRKPIGAVEYSLYEKIKDRFFEDKNRPFHTHPQFINYGIEDFNYALTKAHYFETEIKRDGVVLFDSGAYKLARRRKLDYTEIRDRAQKYFGDKFGRANQFLKGVTFYCEDGDCRMASFHLHQSVENFLRTIPMAFILYGHKSHDLSELMNAAKKHTTDIFKAFPRDTEEEKRLFDLLQRAYIESRYNPDFEITKADIDALIPKVERLRDIVEKVCRERIAYYESQIEKQS; encoded by the coding sequence ATGAAACGAAGCACCCGATTTTTACCGCCGCGCAAAAGACAGGATTTGCAACAACTGACCGCGCTTATCCGCGAGCAGATCAAGCAGGTCGAAATGATCGTGCTGTTCGGCAGCTATGCCAAGAACAAATACGTCGACTACGACCAGCGCATCGAGTTCGGGACGCCGACCTACTACATGAGCGATTACGACATCGTGATTCTGACGCGCAAGCCAATCGGAGCAGTCGAATATTCGTTGTACGAGAAAATCAAGGACCGCTTTTTCGAGGACAAGAACCGACCGTTTCATACGCATCCTCAATTCATCAACTACGGAATCGAGGACTTTAACTACGCACTTACCAAAGCGCATTACTTCGAGACGGAAATCAAGCGGGACGGAGTGGTGCTGTTCGATTCGGGGGCGTACAAGTTGGCGAGGCGGCGAAAGCTCGATTATACCGAAATCCGCGATCGGGCGCAGAAGTATTTCGGCGATAAGTTCGGGCGGGCCAATCAATTTTTGAAAGGCGTTACCTTTTATTGTGAAGACGGAGATTGTAGGATGGCATCGTTCCATCTCCATCAGTCTGTCGAGAATTTTCTGCGGACGATTCCAATGGCATTCATTCTCTACGGTCACAAGAGCCACGACCTGTCGGAGTTGATGAATGCCGCGAAAAAACACACGACAGATATTTTCAAGGCTTTCCCGCGCGACACGGAGGAGGAGAAACGGCTGTTCGATCTGTTGCAGCGCGCTTATATCGAATCGCGCTACAATCCCGACTTCGAGATTACGAAAGCGGACATCGACGCTTTGATTCCCAAAGTCGAGCGGCTCCGCGACATCGTGGAAAAGGTCTGCCGCGAACGTATCGCCTATTACGAGAGCCAAATCGAGAAACAGTCATGA
- a CDS encoding Bro-N domain-containing protein produces the protein MTQKQAIQLFEQRKVRTVWDDETQKWYCSIVDVVAVLTDSPNPRKYWSVLKTRLKKEGSELATNCSQLKMLAVDGKYYKTDVADTEQLFRLVQSIPSPKAEPFKLWLASLGRERMEEMDDPEIGIDRMLEYYHRKGYSENWINQRLKSIEVRKELTDEWERRGVKKGAEYATLTDIITQGWSGMTTRQYKQYKGLKTESLRDNMTNLELVLNMLAEASTTEISKEKKPRTAAQNRKVAAEGGSVAAAARKTLEARTGKKVVSRLNAKQVLVAKQAEQIEAAEEDK, from the coding sequence ATGACCCAGAAGCAAGCCATACAGCTTTTCGAGCAGCGCAAGGTGCGCACCGTGTGGGACGACGAAACCCAAAAGTGGTATTGTTCCATCGTCGACGTGGTGGCCGTCCTGACCGACAGTCCCAATCCTCGCAAATATTGGAGCGTATTGAAAACACGCCTTAAAAAAGAAGGCAGCGAGTTGGCTACAAATTGTAGTCAACTGAAAATGCTTGCTGTCGACGGCAAATATTACAAAACCGATGTCGCAGACACCGAGCAGCTTTTCCGGCTTGTGCAATCCATTCCTTCGCCTAAAGCCGAGCCGTTCAAGCTGTGGCTGGCTTCGCTGGGCCGCGAGCGGATGGAGGAGATGGACGACCCCGAAATCGGCATTGACCGCATGCTGGAGTATTACCACCGCAAGGGCTATTCGGAGAATTGGATCAACCAGCGTTTGAAATCCATCGAGGTGCGCAAGGAACTGACCGATGAATGGGAGCGCCGCGGTGTGAAAAAGGGTGCGGAGTACGCGACGCTGACCGACATCATCACGCAGGGCTGGTCGGGCATGACGACACGCCAATACAAACAGTACAAAGGACTGAAAACAGAGAGCCTGCGCGACAACATGACCAACCTCGAATTGGTGCTCAATATGCTTGCCGAGGCGTCGACGACCGAGATTTCCAAAGAGAAGAAACCCCGCACGGCAGCCCAGAACCGCAAAGTCGCGGCCGAGGGCGGCTCAGTTGCGGCGGCAGCCCGCAAGACACTCGAAGCACGCACCGGCAAAAAGGTGGTTTCGCGGCTCAATGCCAAACAAGTTTTAGTGGCCAAGCAAGCCGAGCAAATCGAAGCGGCAGAAGAAGATAAATAA
- a CDS encoding DNA-3-methyladenine glycosylase I has product MQDMINGRCGWCGTDELYVKYHDQEWGKLVTDDKTLFEFLVLESAQAGLSWITILRKREGYRKAFCDFDAGRVAQMTDHDVERLMRFDGIVRNRLKIKSTITNARLFLAIQEEFGSFYNYTLSFFPDRKPITNTFRSLSEIPVSSPQSDAMSKDMKKRGFKFFGSTICYAHLQAAGFIDDHLTDCICRKR; this is encoded by the coding sequence ATGCAGGACATGATAAACGGACGGTGCGGCTGGTGCGGAACCGACGAGCTGTATGTGAAATACCATGACCAGGAGTGGGGGAAATTGGTGACCGACGACAAGACGTTGTTCGAATTTCTTGTCCTGGAGAGCGCCCAGGCCGGGTTGAGTTGGATAACGATACTCAGAAAGCGTGAGGGGTATCGCAAGGCCTTCTGCGATTTCGACGCCGGACGGGTGGCACAAATGACCGACCACGACGTCGAACGGCTGATGCGGTTCGACGGCATTGTAAGAAACCGGTTGAAAATCAAATCCACAATCACAAACGCAAGGCTATTCCTCGCCATACAGGAAGAGTTCGGCAGTTTCTACAACTACACCCTGTCGTTCTTTCCCGACCGGAAGCCGATTACCAACACCTTCCGGTCGTTGAGCGAGATTCCGGTATCCTCGCCCCAATCCGATGCCATGAGCAAAGACATGAAAAAACGGGGATTCAAATTCTTCGGCAGCACGATTTGTTACGCCCACCTGCAGGCGGCAGGATTTATCGACGATCACCTGACGGACTGCATTTGCCGAAAAAGATAA
- a CDS encoding BACON domain-containing protein, which yields MKHWGLFFLALCCAACHDDEPEQKYYITLDEDEIRADYSGIQQRIAVSANCDWTIRNIPQWCIIEKAVADNAEYLDIEVLPNDTENPREATITLACPHDRYKLTTADLFVSQAGQKKPEYDPLQWHTFAVNKFNDNKYDLLPDNVTRKYRLSAEQSFVNPAFRTQVYPGHLINCHTDNRTLTVYDQYTYNPINISASINGKFYEKEMLPTFDGMNEMVQQITSELPAQSQQFNYIGPLQYHSHRHLHLLGVGNLGLNLDELLSGKPYTEKEMGKRTGFFYNYSREMFTIMMDYPDKLIRETISEEQLPDMSYITHMTFGRMSLLFVETDQEYTKAISVVDKIIKKEKLSADDIQVKADLLVYYVYFDKGNNPQTVTGGSELIGRFVNEIGSLNITPLGFTTNKLSNNQVGNLVIEFALP from the coding sequence ATGAAACATTGGGGTCTTTTCTTTTTGGCACTCTGCTGCGCAGCCTGTCACGACGATGAACCGGAGCAGAAGTATTACATCACCCTCGATGAAGATGAAATCAGGGCAGATTATTCCGGGATTCAGCAACGTATAGCAGTTTCGGCCAACTGCGACTGGACTATCCGAAATATTCCGCAATGGTGCATTATCGAAAAGGCCGTTGCGGATAACGCTGAGTATCTGGATATAGAGGTGTTGCCGAACGACACGGAAAATCCGCGCGAGGCAACAATAACGCTTGCCTGCCCGCATGACAGGTACAAACTGACAACCGCCGACCTGTTCGTTTCCCAAGCCGGGCAAAAAAAACCGGAATACGACCCTTTGCAGTGGCACACGTTCGCAGTTAATAAATTCAACGATAACAAATACGACCTCCTGCCGGACAATGTCACGCGCAAATACCGGCTTTCGGCCGAACAGTCATTTGTAAACCCGGCGTTCAGGACGCAGGTTTATCCGGGACATTTGATTAACTGCCATACTGACAACCGGACATTGACGGTCTACGACCAATATACTTACAACCCGATTAACATCAGCGCCTCTATCAATGGGAAGTTTTATGAAAAGGAAATGCTGCCCACGTTCGACGGTATGAATGAAATGGTGCAGCAAATAACCTCCGAATTACCAGCTCAAAGTCAGCAATTCAACTATATCGGCCCTTTGCAATACCACTCACACAGGCATCTGCACCTGCTGGGGGTAGGCAACCTGGGCCTCAACCTCGATGAACTGCTAAGCGGGAAACCCTACACCGAAAAAGAAATGGGGAAACGGACGGGGTTTTTCTATAACTATTCCCGGGAAATGTTTACTATTATGATGGACTATCCTGATAAATTAATCCGAGAAACAATCAGCGAGGAACAACTGCCCGATATGTCCTATATTACCCACATGACCTTTGGCCGAATGTCTTTGCTTTTCGTTGAGACAGACCAGGAATATACGAAGGCAATAAGCGTTGTTGATAAAATTATCAAAAAGGAAAAGTTGAGTGCGGATGACATTCAGGTTAAAGCCGATCTTCTCGTCTATTATGTCTATTTCGACAAAGGCAACAACCCGCAAACGGTTACGGGCGGCAGCGAACTGATCGGAAGATTCGTGAACGAGATCGGCTCGCTGAATATCACGCCTTTAGGGTTCACCACAAATAAACTATCCAACAATCAGGTTGGAAATTTAGTCATAGAATTTGCATTGCCGTAA
- a CDS encoding response regulator transcription factor, protein MGDKIRLLLVEDEQTLAGIIADTLSEKGFEVTVAHDGEAGLRAFRGSRPDVVVSDVMMPCMDGFTFVGRLRREAPGVPVLFLSARSAAEDVVQGFETGGNDYLRKPFAMSELIVRVRALAGRAGVGKARTERLFELGRMRFDAERQRLSCDGVVTELSARESEVLQYLCRNAGEIVPMKTLLVNIWGDDSFFNARSLHVFITRLRHRLAADPSIRLVNVRGVGYKLLMR, encoded by the coding sequence ATGGGCGATAAGATCAGACTGCTGCTCGTAGAGGACGAGCAAACCCTCGCGGGGATCATTGCCGATACCCTTTCCGAAAAGGGGTTCGAGGTGACGGTCGCCCATGACGGCGAGGCCGGGTTGCGGGCGTTCCGCGGGTCGCGCCCCGATGTGGTCGTGTCGGATGTCATGATGCCTTGTATGGACGGGTTCACCTTCGTCGGGCGTCTGCGCCGCGAGGCGCCCGGGGTGCCTGTGCTTTTCCTTTCGGCGCGCTCGGCGGCCGAGGACGTGGTGCAGGGATTCGAGACCGGGGGCAACGATTACCTGCGCAAGCCCTTTGCCATGAGCGAGCTGATCGTGCGGGTCAGGGCGCTTGCCGGGCGTGCGGGCGTCGGGAAAGCGCGTACGGAACGTCTGTTCGAACTGGGGCGTATGCGTTTCGATGCCGAGCGCCAGCGGCTCTCGTGCGACGGCGTGGTGACGGAACTTTCGGCCCGCGAATCCGAAGTGCTGCAATACCTCTGCCGGAATGCAGGCGAGATCGTGCCGATGAAAACCCTGCTGGTGAATATCTGGGGCGACGATTCGTTTTTCAATGCCCGCAGCCTGCATGTCTTCATCACCCGCCTGCGCCACCGCCTTGCGGCCGACCCGTCGATCCGGTTGGTGAACGTGCGGGGAGTGGGGTATAAGCTGCTGATGCGCTGA